DNA sequence from the Mercenaria mercenaria strain notata unplaced genomic scaffold, MADL_Memer_1 contig_518, whole genome shotgun sequence genome:
AGAATGAAAAGGAGCTTGTATTTCTAGTTCTGAACTGATTGCATttaacaatatatgagccgtgccatgagaaaaccaacatagtgggtttgcgaccagcatggatcctgaccagactgcgctttttgagattttcccatggcacggctcatatcgcTATTGCTTTTGTTGTAAAGGTATATAAATGATACTATGATAACACATACAGAAGGATTTCGTTACGAGTAACACATACCTATTTACCATCCTTGTATTTTAAAGTCTTATTGGACATGCGTAATACAAGTTCATATATTTCAGTTCGTAGTTTGGCAAAGAAACATAAAACTTCATTACCGTCATTCGTCAAGTGTTCAGCTGATACTGGAAAACCGGAAGCTGGAGAAATTACACCAGTTTCCTCACTAGAAAATGAACTTCCGGTAGCGTACGGAAGATGGGGTAAACCTCGCTGCCTAGTGGATGCAAAATACGACTTTCTCATCCTTGATGCAACAGTGGTATCTACAAATGATCCTAGAGATAGGGTGCATATAGGTAAGGCCGAATCATTCTTAATGTAGATCACGCCATTACAAATTGTCACTTTGTTCCTCACACCTAGGTAACATTTAGTCACGTACAACTGCTTTTTGAAGAACGATATATTTCTCCATTGGTGCACTTGAGCGGCCAGAGTTCGTATTATTCAGTTGCCATATTCTAATAACTGCATGAAACTTTTCAGTTAGATTTacgatacaatacaatatttatacGATACAGTGATTTTAAATGATGTTAATGTGTACTGCTGTATTGAAGGACAAGGATAGTTCGGGAAGCCCATGCAGTCTTGACTCGGTAATACTTAATTCTTCATAATTGCAGAATTCATGGTAGACTCTGGAAGTGACGTGGTAACTTTACGACAGGAAGTGCTAGATACCATGGACCTTGAACTGATTGGTCCAATAAATAGCAAAGGGGTGCAtggatcaaaggtcaaaaatTTGTACAGAGCAAATATACTGATTGGAAATCAGGCCATTGAAATTGAGGTAAAATGCACAGCTATACTGTATACACCTTCTGCAAAACATTATAATCTTAGTCTTTACAATTCGAGAGGTGAATTCGAAAGAAGATTAAGTGCTTCTTTTTGTAAATGCACCTAGATCTATTTTGCATTCACCTCTCGAAATGAATTAAGAAAAACTAATCTTACatgcaagtaatattaaaattttccaAACAGCCAGGACCGGTAAAAACATTGGCTTTCAGAGtttacttaaattttatttatatacaaatgactccaactgaaatacatgtattaaatgatTACGTTTGTTTTAATTTAGGCTTTTTAAATCTCCACATTTATTTACAGGTTATGGGAGAATCCTACGATTCTATTGGCAGTAGAGTTATACGACACTTCCGtcattatataaatggaacaagcCATATTTGGTTAAGGGGGGACTTTATAGATCCAACATTAcctcataaaacaaacatttcgGAAAAAGAGGACATTACAACACCTGTTCCCCTACTCAGGTTAAAACGCCCTTTTCCCCCCAGCCCAAAAAACCGTCCCAAGTAGGGGGGAAAAAACTCATATGCCCCCGCCCCATCCCGAAATATTGTTTGGTCCTGAAAAAAGGTGCAGAGGGAATTAGTGGTTGgaacaagaacagaaaaaagttcaaaaatttaaaaaaggactTTTTTTAAGGAAAGAGGCTAAAAAAGAGTTTCAAAACCTGAagaaaaattattacaaaaatttttggggaaggggaaaatttgttttttaaattttgaaaaaaggggaTGGAGTAGTTACAGTTGAAGTAGTGATAAAGACAAAgctgataaaatgtaaaatttttgtaaagaagtaaaattcattaaaatccgCCAATTTTGACCCCAAAATAGGAAACGTCTGCCAGTAAAACCGGCAGGAGTTTAAACCCAGAAAAAGGCGTTGTTCAAATGAATGGACAGTGACGAAAAAAAGAAGGAAGAAATTTTTGCAGAGTGTTTCCCCTTGTTATGAAAATTTTCTGTCAATAAATGAGAGCTTGTAATAGGAAAACGGGTGGGGACCCCTTAAGAACGtgcaaaacaaaaaagggtttttactATGGGTTCAGGTGAAAATGGATCCCTGGAATAAGCTGAAACACCGTCCCTTTAATTTTGGCTTGTAGATCCATTGCAGAACGAGAGATAGTATTTTTGCCAAAGAAATGggcattttaatttgtaaaaatttttttaaatgtatgaaaaattatttataagaATAAGAATCgaggtttgtttttttaaatttatttagtatttttttaaattcatatttagatggttcagaaaaaatttttgttgtgtttgtaaaagttttatgggtttaaaattttgtttgaaccCAATACTTTAAGacaaatttttggaaatttttaaaaagttagtattttttggaaaaatttaaatataGGGATTTTTTGTTTGTATCCAAAGGCCCTAAATATTTAAAAACGGGTGCCTAGTCCAATATTTTTATGGTGACGAAACCTTTTTTAGTGTGCCCcggttaaattttatttttgtattccctgaaaggtttttttaaaaggggtttcccccaaattattcccctttttagtCGTTTTATGAATTTAGGTGAGCTGTACTATCGCCCGACTTTCCCGGCccaaattttttgggtttaaagagtggtgcttttgcattttttttttgtttttatacttgGTGGTTTAAAGTGCTCAAAAAAAGCGGGGGAAAACGTTGGCATTTTTGGGggatgaatttaaaaaatatacaattttaaccaaactgttGACTACCATATTAAATACGgaaacccaaaaagaaaaaaattctaactAGCATGGTCCGAAAATTTATGGGGTTTGGCGAATATTTCGCCCCGAATtccttttgggaaaaaaatccCTCAAACTTTTTAAAGAGCAAAAATTTCCCCCTTATGTTGTAGtacttttttagttttaaaaataaaaaaaaccccactttGAAGGCAGCCCCGTTGAAAAAATTCCCTCCCCGTGGAAAcccaaataatacaaaaaatgaaatttgagtAGGTTTCGTCGGATCCCTTTACTGTGCGTTTAACCCCCAAAATCGGAAGTTCACCCCGATCATGGCTAAGCCCTTAAATGGTCCCCTTTCATTTTTTTACGTTTATGTCCCGGGGGAAAGGGGACCCTTGTTTCTCACCCTGTTTTTTTAAACCCCGATAATGAGCAAAAAGAGGGGCAATGTTAGTTTTATAAAGGTGATGCGTGTTATATTTGATCCGGCTTTAAAAgttcttttgaaaaattaaattactCCCCTGAAAACCACAAACCGTGATGGGGTGGcccaaaaatatcttaaaacccAGGAAACCCTTCTTTCTGGCCCTTTtaaaaattcatggaaaaattttaaaacccgaTTGCCCCTTTTGCAAATTTAactcccaaattttttaaaagatcttAAACAAAAAACCCGGGCCCCTTTCGCATTCTGAAAACTCGCCTATTTGAAGACATAAAAAGGGGACATGTTGTGGGGCACTTATTTTAACAAAGGGTTTTTTCCGTTTTGTCGCCCAAAAATGGCAGacgaaaaaaaagttaaacactaAAAATTTACGGGTTTCCCTAGAAGTTTGCCCCTTTTTCTAAacttttaatgattttgtttttttaaaataaatttaaaccccctttttttttttatggtaaaaaaatagttttttgtgGGAATAAAGCCCTCTGACCCTTAGAAATGCCCGAGTAACGTTTTTAAAATAAGTTGATTTTATATGCCATGAAAAAATACCCGGATTTGTGGTGCCCAACCCAAAATGGGACCACCCGAGCCCCCGTATTCACGGGTGTTTCGTTCCGGACCCCCCCCCCAAATGGGTGTGGCGGAAATTGTGGGAGTGGGGCTCCATAAAAAATGGCCCCCTTTTTCATTGGTTTTTGAGTCTTCCTgcatctttaattttaaaaaacccctgCTTTTTTTAAACGTGTTAGTTCTTTTACTGAAAAGGGGCCCGGAGCGTAAAGGTcccaattttgggtttttttttggtcaatCAAATTGAAATTTCCCTTTAATTGCTTTTGAATCAAAAGTCGAGGGAAATTTTTTAAGCACCCCTACGCTGGATGTAATGACTGTTTAgaaacccaaaatttttaaaattttgtaaaaatcatggtgatttaataaaaatttttaaaaccagggtttaaaaaaaagggaaaaaccctttgttgaaatttgaatgtttttaattgttttttggaTAGggctttttaaaaatagaaaagcaaAAACCCGGATTTCAGcaagatttttaacattttgcttttCAAATTCATGTGGGGTTTTCATAAATTTGAAATGTCTACCCAATTTAAAGAAAAACGCGGGccgaaaatttcaaatttttaaaaatcgacCATGCCCAACTGCTAAAACCCAGTTAGTTTTGTTAccgtttttcctttattttttatttgccgTCATTTCACCCCAGAAAATTTGTcccaatttgaatttttaaaggaggtttaaattttttgaacGAAAtgcaaaaaagtgtttttttcaaaatttttaaaaaagaaacagtttaaaatgaaaacCCGTGGAAAAAAGGGGGGATGGTACTTTGAACCCCGGGATTGCTAAAACAGCCCAATACCCCGGgtttattaattttgttcagtatacCCGTTGGGTTATTTGCCCCAgaagtgaaaaaaattaaaacccgCCCCTTTTTGGGTAAATAAGCTGactttttttgatataaaaaatagttaatgtttttttttaaatttacttttgggtttttcccaaatttttccatttttttggggtaaaaatttttattaaatattaaattatccttttaaagaaaattttaaaaattttcccccaattttttgttttgggttgggttatatgaaatttttaaaatgaaaaaatgtcaaGGGAAaacgtttttaaagttttttaattattaaaacgtGGTTATAAGGGAGTAGTTGACGGGCTTAAAAAAGTCCCCAACCCTTTTAAAAAACACCTTTAATCTCCCGAATACCCCCGCTTGTAATAGCGTGAAATGgtgtaaaaatgattttaggGAAAAATAGTTTTACCCCTGTGACGCcccttctttttcaaaaaatttaattaaaaaagtccTTCCCTTTTGTTAAACGCTCCACCCAAAGTAAGTGAATTTTTCCCCTTTGCCCGTCCAGAAGAAAGAGGAGGTAAAAACCGCGTAAAAAAGGGATTtgaatgccccccccccccctttgctAGCCCCCCAATCCTATGCGGCATATACCCAAATTCCCCAGTATTTTGTTGGGACAATATTGCCGTCCATTTATTTcgggaaaaaataattttgactccTACTTTGTCCGTTTTTTTTAGCGTTTTTTAAAGTTGGGATTGTTTGTTTTCCCCATGTAgaaaattctattattttttctatttcttattttttttcatttttttgggttttggacATAAGAACTTTGCGACGTTAGTCAGTTGTTTTTATAGCCCCCTTTTTTTGCCCtcttttttctttccaaaattaTCTTTCcgaaggtttttccatttttcgccTTTACAAACGTGGTTTTATCAACGCAAAGATTGACTTCCCAAaaccttttgtaaaaaaaatttttggatttGAAAAATGTCCTTGAGGTTTGGTTTCCCAAACCCCGAAATGGTAAAAGTGTTTTATCCGTGGTGGAGGGCGAGTTCGCCTTTTGAATTTTTCCCTTCCCGTTCAGGCCCATTGGCCATTAAAGGCGTGATTtggccccaaaaatttttaactttGGGGGGCCCTTAAAATTCGATCCCCCGAATGCCTTCGAATTCGCTCCCGCCCCCCCTTTGGCCCCCCAAAAGAGCCCTTTAAGCTTCGACCCCGGGAACGCTTGGACTTAAAATTTAGCCGCCAAGCCTTTCAACTCCAGCGACTTTGGAAAAATTCGAATCAAAACGCCTTTG
Encoded proteins:
- the LOC128554549 gene encoding uncharacterized protein LOC128554549 — its product is MEGVQSFLSRLDLAEHAEMFMTKGFDTEDDLTYLVEEDLDSMYITDHKARQKILQAAPHYKPSKEYILYDWLRGKGLDHYFVSFIQSELVDLVDIARLNLPDEQLYDELEITLPGHKRRLERAVRSLAKKHKTSLPSFVKCSADTGKPEAGEITPVSSLENELPVAYGRWGKPRCLVDAKYDFLILDATVVSTNDPRDRVHIEFMVDSGSDVVTLRQEVLDTMDLELIGPINSKGVHGSKVKNLYRANILIGNQAIEIEVMGESYDSIGSRVIRHFRHYINGTSHIWLRGDFIDPTLPHKTNISEKEDITTPVPLL